Within the Flavobacterium sp. N502536 genome, the region AAATTTTGGAATTACGAACGATTCGGCTTTCAATGAATCGTTTGTCTCAATCGTATTGAGATTATCAGATTCATAGACCTCTTCTTTTGCTACATCCAGACATTTTGCAATTTTAACCCACTCGATATTGGATATCTTTTTTAGCCCCTTTTCTCGTCGGGAATAATTAGACTGGGATATTCCTATTAAGTCTGCCAGTTCTTCTTGTGATAATCCTTTGTTTAATCTTGCTTGTAATAGTTTCTTTTTCATTGCCTACGGTATA harbors:
- a CDS encoding helix-turn-helix transcriptional regulator gives rise to the protein MKKKLLQARLNKGLSQEELADLIGISQSNYSRREKGLKKISNIEWVKIAKCLDVAKEEVYESDNLNTIETNDSLKAESFVIPKFIIEHIEMLTQKNKQLEEKLKKYEL